The Novipirellula aureliae sequence TGTCCCAACTGATGGACTGACAGAGCCGCTGACAAAATTCAAGGAACAACATGCCTCAGCCTACTTTCGCCGTCTCGGTCACCCTTCGCATCAGGAGCGAGCATATTGATTCATTTCGAAAGCGTGTTTTGCAACAAGCTCGCGACTCGGTCGATCGAGAACCGGGATGCCATCAATTCGATGTTCTGATCGACGAGTCCGAGCCTACTGTCTTCGTACTGTATGAAACCTATACCGATGCGTCAGCGTTCGACGATCATCGATCGACACCTCACTTCAAGGACTTTGATGCTCAGGCTAGCGATTGGATCGAAGCGAAGAACGTTCACTGTTTGACTTTGTTGGAGAAATAAACGGATGAAGACTTATCGAATCGCAGCGTTACCGGGTGACGGAATCGGCCCGGAGTGCATGGCCGCGACGCGGATCGTACTCGATCGCATTCAAGCGGAAACTTCAGGACTTTCGCTTGAGATCACACCTTATCGAGCAGGTGCAGAATTGTACCGCGACGTTGGTGTGACCCTTCCCGACGCGGTGGTGAAGGCTTGCATCGATGCGGATGCGGTATTGTTGTCGGCGATTGGTTTGCCCGATGTTCGTTTTCCGGATGGAACAGAAGTCCAGCCGACGATGATGGTAGGATTGCGTCGGGCGCTTGACGTACACTCCGCCGTTCGGCCGGTGAAGTTGTATCCGGGTGCTCCATGCGTTTTGAAAGAATCTGGCCCAGGCATTGACTTTGTCGTCATCCGCGAAAATTTGGAGGGTTTGTTTGCTTCGTTCGGTGGTGGTGCCAAAGTGGGACGCGAAGTCGCGACCGATACGATGGTGATTACACGATCCGGAACGACTCGCGTCGCCGACTTTGCATTTCGCTTGGCCCAGCGACGCGGTGGACGTCCAAGCGATGGCAAAAAAATGGTCACCTGCGTCGACAAAGCGAACGTGTTTCGCAGCATGGCTTTCTTTCGCGAAGTCTTCATGGATGTGGCCCAGTCGTATCCCGAAATTGCCAAGGATGCGGTGTACGTGGACGCGATGAGTCTCTACATGGTGCAAAATCCTTGGGACTTCGACGTGTTGGTAATGGAAAACCAATTCGGTGATATTCTGTCCGACTTGGGTGCCGGTTTGGTTGGCGGGTTGGGGTTGGGACCATCGGCCGAGATTGGCGAAGAACATGCTCTGTTTCAACCCTCCCATGGCACCGCACCCCAGCTTGCGGGCAAAAACGTCGCCAATCCGATGGCAACGATTTTGTCCGCCGCCATGATGCTCGATTGGCTTGGTGATCGATACGATGATGCCGTTTGCATCGACGCAAGCGTGAGAATCGAAAACGCGGTTGCGAGTGTCTTAAAAGATGGATCTATCCGTACGCCCGATATCGGCGGCACGGCCTCGACGACCGACGTGGCCCATGCGGTTGCCGATGCACTTCAAGCTTCCATCCCTGCCTCCTAGTCTATTCTCCTACCCCTGAGACCTAGCATGATTCGACAACTGTTCTCGACCGTTTTACTGTTGACCGTTTGCTGCCAAGTCGGCCTGACACAACCCCCACGCTCATCCGATGGCGATGGAAGTGTCCGCGTAAGCGGTGAACTGAAAATGTGGCACAAGGTGGTTCTCGATTTGAGCGGCCCGTACGCTCACGAAAAGGACGATGCGCCTAATCCGTTCACCGACATTCGAATGACGGTAACCTTCACCCACGCCGGTGGGAAACAGATCACCGTGCCCGGCTACTTTGCTGCCGATGGAAATGCGGCCAACACGTCCGCCGATGCGGGAACGGTGTGGCGAGCATTATTCGCTCCCGATGAAGCGGGCGAGTGGACATACGAAATCTCGATGGTCCAGGGAGAAGATGCTGCTCTTGACGCCAATGCCCCATCGAAACCGCTTCTTCCCTTCGATGGCAAGCGAGGAAAGTTCCAGATCACTGACTCTGATAAACAAGGCCGCGACCTACGAGCGCACGGACGGTTGGACTATGTCCGCAAACACTACCTGCAATTCGCAGGTTCGAAAAAGTATTTTCTCAAAGTCGGAGCCGACGCACCGGAAACGCTACTCGCGTACGCTGATTTCGATAATACAATCGCTGGCAATGCCAAGAAAGCTCCCTTGAAGACGTGGTCTGCTCACGAGCAGGATTGGAAAGACGGTGACCCGACCTGGCAGAACGGTAAAGGGAAAGGCTTGATCGGAGCGGTCAACTATCTATCGGGAAAAGGTTGCAACGCGTTCTCGTTCTTGACGTACAACGCGGGTGGCGATGGCGACAATGTGTGGCCCTTCGTCAGCCGCAATGACAAGCTGCATTATGATTGCAGTAA is a genomic window containing:
- a CDS encoding putative quinol monooxygenase produces the protein MPQPTFAVSVTLRIRSEHIDSFRKRVLQQARDSVDREPGCHQFDVLIDESEPTVFVLYETYTDASAFDDHRSTPHFKDFDAQASDWIEAKNVHCLTLLEK
- a CDS encoding isocitrate/isopropylmalate dehydrogenase family protein, with the translated sequence MKTYRIAALPGDGIGPECMAATRIVLDRIQAETSGLSLEITPYRAGAELYRDVGVTLPDAVVKACIDADAVLLSAIGLPDVRFPDGTEVQPTMMVGLRRALDVHSAVRPVKLYPGAPCVLKESGPGIDFVVIRENLEGLFASFGGGAKVGREVATDTMVITRSGTTRVADFAFRLAQRRGGRPSDGKKMVTCVDKANVFRSMAFFREVFMDVAQSYPEIAKDAVYVDAMSLYMVQNPWDFDVLVMENQFGDILSDLGAGLVGGLGLGPSAEIGEEHALFQPSHGTAPQLAGKNVANPMATILSAAMMLDWLGDRYDDAVCIDASVRIENAVASVLKDGSIRTPDIGGTASTTDVAHAVADALQASIPAS